The DNA window GCATACCAAAGTATCTCTACGAAGCAGCTGAAATAGAGGGAGCTGGTTGGTTTCGAAAACATTTGACCATAACCATACCACTGGTTAGTCCGTCAACGATCTTTGTGTTCATAGTATCTGTTATTCAGTCCTTCAAAGTCTTTACTCAAATACATCTTATGACAAAAGGTGGTCCAGGGTACTCTTCGAATGTCCTGGTTTATTACATCTATGAGAACGCTTTTAGATACTGGGATATCGGTATGGCCTCAGCACTCACATCTGTGCTTATAATATTCTTGCTTTTCCTTGTAGTGCTAATCTTCGGTTTTTTCAGCCGAAGGGTCCACTATTCGCTCACTTGACTGGGGGAGATGAGATTGAAGCGAAGAAATTCCGGTCTTCTTAAGTATTTTTTCCTTTTTGCGATAACGATTATAGTTATAATTCCATTCTACCTTGTTATTGTAATTGCCTTCAAAGGAAGCAAAGAAATCTTCTCGGGTAACTATTTGCTTCCATCATTGACCCCGAGATTAGAGAATTTCAAGATTGTCTTCGAGTCTGCTCCTTTCGTTAGATACATGATAAACACGATTATTGTTGTTTTTGGAATTCTCCTTATGCAGCTCGCGGTGGTAATTCCGGCAGCATATGCTTTCGCAAGAATGAAATTCAGAGGTGCAAATTTCCTCTTCATACTCTTCATTATCCAGATCATGCTTCCTCTTGAGGCCCTAGTAGTTCCAAATTACCAAATAGTTAGATCAGCTGGCCTGTATAATACCTTAATAGCTATGATGCTCCCGTTTATTGGCTCAGGTTACGGCACATTCCTTCTCAGACAGT is part of the Mesotoga infera genome and encodes:
- a CDS encoding carbohydrate ABC transporter permease, with the protein product MRLKRRNSGLLKYFFLFAITIIVIIPFYLVIVIAFKGSKEIFSGNYLLPSLTPRLENFKIVFESAPFVRYMINTIIVVFGILLMQLAVVIPAAYAFARMKFRGANFLFILFIIQIMLPLEALVVPNYQIVRSAGLYNTLIAMMLPFIGSGYGTFLLRQSFKQIPKDLEDAAIIDGCGHFRFIWNVLVPLSKPTIVTFSLISIATHWNDYIWPLIITDSQNVRTLTIGLGMFVQQESGADWGVLMAATLFISLPIVLLFLALQKTFLESFLTSGMKG